In Arvicanthis niloticus isolate mArvNil1 chromosome 4, mArvNil1.pat.X, whole genome shotgun sequence, a single window of DNA contains:
- the Kcna3 gene encoding potassium voltage-gated channel subfamily A member 3: MTVVPGDHLLEPEVAGGGGGDPPQGGCGGGGGGGCDRYEPLPPALPAAGEQDCCGERVVINISGLRFETQLKTLCQFPETLLGDPKRRMRYFDPLRNEYFFDRNRPSFDAILYYYQSGGRIRRPVNVPIDIFSEEIRFYQLGEEAMEKFREDEGFLREEERPLPRRDFQRQVWLLFEYPESSGPARGIAIVSVLVILISIVIFCLETLPEFRDEKDYPASPSQDVFEAANNSTSGAPSGASSFSDPFFVVETLCIIWFSFELLVRFFACPSKATFSRNIMNLIDIVAIIPYFITLGTELAERQGNGQQAMSLAILRVIRLVRVFRIFKLSRHSKGLQILGQTLKASMRELGLLIFFLFIGVILFSSAVYFAEADDPSSGFNSIPDAFWWAVVTMTTVGYGDMHPVTIGGKIVGSLCAIAGVLTIALPVPVIVSNFNYFYHRETEGEEQAQYMHVGSCQHLSSSAEELRKARSNSTLSKSEYMVIEEGGINHSAFPQTPFKTGNSTATCTTNNNPNSCVNIKKIFTDV; this comes from the coding sequence ATGACCGTGGTGCCCGGGGACCACCTGCTGGAGCCAGAGGTGGCGGGAGGCGGCGGCGGGGACCCGCCTCAGGGAGGctgtggcggtggcggtggcggagGCTGCGACCGCTACGAGCCACTGCCGCCCGCGCTGCCCGCAGCGGGCGAGCAGGATTGCTGCGGGGAGCGTGTGGTCATCAACATCTCCGGGCTGCGCTTCGAAACGCAGCTCAAGACCCTCTGCCAGTTCCCCGAGACTCTGCTGGGCGACCCCAAGCGGCGCATGCGGTACTTCGACCCTCTCCGCAATGAGTACTTCTTCGACCGCAACCGACCCAGCTTCGACGCCATCCTCTACTACTACCAGTCCGGGGGCCGCATTCGCCGGCCTGTCAACGTGCCCATCGACATCTTCTCCGAGGAGATCCGCTTCTACCAGCTGGGTGAGGAGGCCATGGAAAAGTTCCGTGAGGATGAGGGTTTCCTGCGGGAGGAAGAGCGACCCCTGCCCCGCCGTGACTTCCAGCGCCAGGTGTGGCTGCTCTTTGAATACCCCGAGAGCTCAGGGCCGGCCCGGGGCATTGCCATCGTGTCAGTGCTGGTCATTCTTATCTCCATTGTCATCTTCTGCTTGGAGACGCTACCCGAGTTTCGCGATGAGAAAGACTATCCCGCCTCCCCGTCGCAGGACGTGTTTGAGGCTGCCAACAACAGCACGTCGGGGGCCCCCTCTGGAGCCTCCAGCTTCTCAGACCCCTTCTTCGTGGTGGAGACCCTGTGCATCATCTGGTTCTCCTTTGAGCTGCTGGTGCGGTTCTTTGCTTGCCCCAGTAAAGCCACCTTCTCCAGAAACATCATGAACCTAATAGACATTGTGGCCATCATCCCTTATTTTATCACTCTGGGCACTGAACTAGCTGAGCGTCAGGGTAATGGGCAGCAGGCCATGTCCCTGGCCATCCTAAGAGTCATCCGCCTAGTAAGGGTCTTCCGCATCTTCAAGCTCTCCCGCCATTCTAAGGGGCTGCAGATCCTGGGGCAGACACTGAAGGCTTCCATGCGGGAACTGGGGCtgctcatcttcttcctcttcattggAGTCATCCTTTTCTCCAGTGCCGTCTACTTTGCTGAGGCAGATGACCCTTCTTCGGGTTTTAACAGTATCCCTGATGCCTTCTGGTGGGCAGTGGTAACCATGACAACTGTCGGTTATGGTGATATGCACCCAGTGACCATAGGAGGCAAGATTGTGGGCTCGCTTTGTGCCATCGCAGGTGTCTTGACCATTGCATTGCCGGTTCCTGTGATTGTTTCCAACTTCAACTACTTCTACCACCGGGAGACAGAAGGGGAAGAGCAAGCCCAGTACATGCACGTGGGAAGTTGTCAGCACCTCTCCTCTTCGGCCGAGGAGCTCCGAAAAGCCCGGAGTAACTCCACTCTGAGTAAGTCGGAGTATATGGTGATCGAAGAGGGGGGTATAAACCATAGCGCCTTCCCGCAGACCCCCTTCAAAACGGGCAACTCTACTGCCACTTGCACCACGAACAATAATCCCAACTCCTGTGTCAACATCAAAAAGATATTCACTGATGTCTAA